In Nakaseomyces glabratus chromosome I, complete sequence, the sequence CCAGATAACCCAGCCCTCAGCACTATCGCTTTCCTTTAAAGAAGTCAGTCCCGTCTTGACTTCTCTGCATTCTTTCGTTGTTGATTGGCTTGGGAAAGCGATGACTCTTGTGAGAGCGATGAGCTATATAAAGAGCCAGGTAGTGCCGGTGTGGGAGTAGTTGGGCCATCAGGAAGGATAAAGAAACAATGATGTTGCTACGTGCCGCTAGAGTGCCCGTGTTGGGCAGACGCTTTCTTTCCCAGCAACAATTGATCTCGAAGCATGTGCAAGAGGTGGACCCCGAGATGTTCCGCATCCTCAGCGATGAGAGGAGCAGACAGAAGCACTCTGTCACGCTGATCCCTTCTGAGAACTTCACGTCGAAGGCCGTCATGGACCTGCTGGGCTCTGAGATGCAGAACAAGTACTCCGAGGGCTACCCCGGCGAGAGGTACTACGGTGGTAACCAGTTCATCGATAAAGCTGAGTCGCTGTGCCAGGCCCGTGCCCTGGACCTGTATGGCCTTGACCCTGAGAAGTGGGGGGTCAATGTGCAGGCCCTGAGCGGTGCCCCTGCCAACCTGTACGCTTACTCCGCGGTCATGGAGGTCGGCGACCGTCTGATGGGTCTCGACTTGCCCCACGGTGGGCACTTGTCTCACGGATACCAATTGCCTTCCGGAACTAAGATCTCCTACATCTCAAAGTACTTCAACACCATGCCATACCACGTCAACACCGAGACCGGTATCATTGACTATGACACTTTGGCCATGACCTCTAAGCTGTTCAGACCAAAGGTCATCGTCGCAGGTACGTCCGCATACTCGAGGAAGCTGGACTACGCTAGGTTCAGAAAGATCGCCGACGGCTGCGGTGCCTACTTGCTGAGCGACATGGCCCACATCTCCGGTCTGGTGGCCGCCAATGTCATAGACTCCCCATTCGAGCACTCCGACATAgtcaccaccaccacccaCAAATCCCTAAGAGGCCCCCGTGGTGCTATGATATTCTACAGAAAGGGTATCAAGAAAGTCAACAAGAAGACTGGCAAGGAGACCCCATTCACTTTCGACAAGACCATCAACTTCTCAGTGTTCCCAGGCCACCAAGGTGGCCCACACAACCACACCATTTCTGCATTGGCTGTGGCATTAAAGCAAGCAAAGACCCCCGAGTTCGTCGAGTACCAGAAGCAAGTGGTCTCCAACGCAAAGGCCTTCGGTGACGAGCTATTGAAGCGTGGCTTCGAGCTAGTGTCCGGCGGTACCGATAATCACTTGCTTTTGCTAAACCTGTCCAACATGGGCATCGACGGTGCTCGTTTGGAGGCTATCCTGGAGAAGATTAACATCGCCGCAAACAAGAACACCATCCCAGGTGACAAGTCCGCGCTGTTCCCATCAGGTTTGAGAGTAGGTACCCCAGCCATGACTACCAGAGGCTTCCAAGAACAAGACTTCAAGAAGGTCGCTGAGTACATCGACAACGCCGTTAAACTATCCATTGCTCTGAAGTCCCAGGAGTCCGCAGACGCTAAGGACGTCAGATCAAAGCTAAACAGCTTCAAGCAGTTGTGTGACCAGTCTGAACCAGTGCAAAAATTAGCCGAAGAAGTGTCCTCATGGGTAGGCACATTCCCAGTTCCTGGCGAATTGTAGGattcaaatattatatgatgtaaaattaaataatacTGTAAAtctaaagaaaaaaacaacactaatattattattcttaACGTTACTCAAGAGGAAGAATAATTGTCCTGCTATACTATTACAATTTGCATAAAACCTTGCAGTCTAAGCTTAGCAATTACATGTTGATTGCAATACCGATTTATTATTCAGGTTTACGACATTGTCTGGCTGTTCAACTGCAGCACTCTTCAGCGTGAATTGGTCTGACGGTATACCCTTGACGATATGATCAAATAGCTCCTCTATGCCTTCCCCTGACTTTGCGCTCACGGCCTGAAACTGCTCTTCAACTCTTTGTGGCAAGGTACTACGCTCCTCGTCACTGCACAGGTCCATCTTATTGCCCACAAGTACGATATTTATCCTCTCCCGTCCTTTGTTCTCCACATATGTGTTCAGCTCGTCTATCCATTTGTGTGCCATCGATAGACTCCGCAGGTTACTCACATCAAATACCACAATGGCAACGTCTGTGTTCCTGTAGTACATCGGAGTCAGGGACCTGTACCGCTCCTGCCCAGCGGTATCCCATATCTCCAGCCGCACTTGGTATACGTCTCCGTCTCGTATATACTCCAGGTCTTTGGTCACATACGCCGCCCCAATGGTGGCATTGTTCCGCAGGTACTTCCCAGTGCTGAACCTCGTCACTATCGCAGACTTCCCAACAGCGGACTCCCCCAGCAGCACCACTTTCAAGCTCTTCTGATACACTAATGTTTCACTCATCGCTGGGCCTCTGTACTGCTGTCATCAAAGTTAATACTGAACCTTCGAGCCCTTTCTGCTCCTTATTaacttgcgatgagcttaaTGTGTCAGCAAACGAGCTCCCCCACACTATATAACAATTTACATACATTTTGACCAGCAAGAGGAACTACACACTTCCTCAACGCATCCAACAACTACTATACTACATTGGTTTGGCAGTTTCAAGTCAGTGATTGCCTGCCACTTGGTGCCCACCAGCTACCACAGTTGTTGTTACACAACCACACACCGCTGTCATGCAACGCCTTCTTGTAGTCATGCGGTGCCGATAGTAGATACTAAATACTTGCCATGTACTTGTATGAACGCTGCCAAGGTGGCCATTGACAAGGTCCCGCTGTATAGAATCCCTGGTGCTTTGTACTTTGCCTTATAACTTGCATTCTCCATTGTTCAACGCAACGCGAATTTGATGACAATTTATAAGAAGCAGCAGCCATTTtgataacaacaacaaagtCTGCTTTGGATAA encodes:
- the SHM1 gene encoding glycine hydroxymethyltransferase SHM1 (CAGL0I09284g~Ortholog(s) have glycine hydroxymethyltransferase activity, role in one-carbon metabolic process, serine family amino acid biosynthetic process and mitochondrion localization), coding for MMLLRAARVPVLGRRFLSQQQLISKHVQEVDPEMFRILSDERSRQKHSVTLIPSENFTSKAVMDLLGSEMQNKYSEGYPGERYYGGNQFIDKAESLCQARALDLYGLDPEKWGVNVQALSGAPANLYAYSAVMEVGDRLMGLDLPHGGHLSHGYQLPSGTKISYISKYFNTMPYHVNTETGIIDYDTLAMTSKLFRPKVIVAGTSAYSRKLDYARFRKIADGCGAYLLSDMAHISGLVAANVIDSPFEHSDIVTTTTHKSLRGPRGAMIFYRKGIKKVNKKTGKETPFTFDKTINFSVFPGHQGGPHNHTISALAVALKQAKTPEFVEYQKQVVSNAKAFGDELLKRGFELVSGGTDNHLLLLNLSNMGIDGARLEAILEKINIAANKNTIPGDKSALFPSGLRVGTPAMTTRGFQEQDFKKVAEYIDNAVKLSIALKSQESADAKDVRSKLNSFKQLCDQSEPVQKLAEEVSSWVGTFPVPGEL
- the YPT10 gene encoding Rab family GTPase YPT10 (CAGL0I09306g~Ortholog(s) have guanyl nucleotide binding activity, role in Golgi organization, protein targeting to vacuole and fungal-type vacuole membrane, late endosome localization); the encoded protein is MSETLVYQKSLKVVLLGESAVGKSAIVTRFSTGKYLRNNATIGAAYVTKDLEYIRDGDVYQVRLEIWDTAGQERYRSLTPMYYRNTDVAIVVFDVSNLRSLSMAHKWIDELNTYVENKGRERINIVLVGNKMDLCSDEERSTLPQRVEEQFQAVSAKSGEGIEELFDHIVKGIPSDQFTLKSAAVEQPDNVVNLNNKSVLQSTCNC